In Centroberyx gerrardi isolate f3 chromosome 11, fCenGer3.hap1.cur.20231027, whole genome shotgun sequence, the following are encoded in one genomic region:
- the LOC139912863 gene encoding flotillin-2a isoform X1 — protein MGNCHTVGPNEALVVSGGCCGSDEKTYMVGGWAWAWWLISDIQRITLEIMTLQPKCDDVETAEGVAITVTGVAQVKVMTDNELLGYACEQFLGKSVMEIKSVILQTLEGHLRSILGTLTVEQIYQDRDKFASLVREVAAPDVGRMGIEILSFTIKDVYDKVEYLSSLGKTQTAAVQRDADIGVAEAERDAGIREAECKKEMMDIKFQADTKMADSKRELEMQKASFNQEVNTRKAEAQLAYELQAAKEQQKIRLEEIEIEVVQRRKQITIEEKEIARTEKELIATVKRPAEAEAYKMQQLAEGQKIKKVLTAQAEAEKIRCIGEAEAGSIEAVGKAEAEKMRLKAEAYQQYGEAAQTALVLEALPKIAGKVAAPLARTNEIVILSGEGSRVTGEVNRLLAELPVSVNALTGVDLTKIPLLQKMVGPQCQTAM, from the exons GATAACCCTTGAGATTATGACCCTGCAGCCCAAGTGTGATGATGTAGAGACAGCGGAGGGTGTAGCTATTACTGTCACTGGGGTGGCTCAG GTGAAGGTGATGACAGACAATGAGCTGCTGGGTTACGCCTGCGAACAGTTCCTAGGGAAGTCTGTCATGGAGATAAAGAGTGTCATCCTGCAGACCCTCGAGGGTCACCTTCGCTCCATCCTCG GCACGCTGACGGTGGAGCAGATCTACCAAGACAGAGACAAGTTTGCCAGCCTGGTGCGGGAGGTGGCAGCGCCTGATGTCGGCCGCATGGGCATCGAGATCCTCAGCTTCACCATCAAG GACGTGTACGATAAAGTGGAGTACCTGAGCTCACTGGGTAAAACTCAGACAGCTGCAGTACAGAGGGATGCAGACATCGGAgtggcagaggcagagagagatgcagggaTCAGG GAAGCAGAGTGTAAGAAAGAGATGATGGATATCAAGTTCCAAGCCGACACAAAGATGGCCGACTCCAAACGAGAGCTAGAGATGCAGAAAGCTTCTTTCAACCAGGAAGTCAATACAAGG AAAGCAGAGGCTCAGCTGGCGTACGAGCTGCAGGCGGCCAAGGAGCAGCAGAAGATCCGTCTGGAGGAGATTGAGATTGAGGTGGtgcagaggaggaagcagatCACCATTGAGGAGAAGGAGATCGCCCGCACGGAGAAAGAGCTCATCGCCACCGTCAAGAGGCCCGCCGAGGCCGAGGCCTACAAGATGCAGCAGCTGGCTGAGGGACAGAA GATTAAGAAAGTGTTGACGGCACAGGCAGAGGCCGAGAAGATCCGCTGCATTGGTGAGGCAGAGGCCGGTTCCATCGAAGCGGTGGGGAAGGCAGAGGCTGAGAAGATGAGGCTGAAAGCCGAAGCCTACCAGCAGTATGGGGAGGCAGCCCAGACGGCCCTGGTCCTCGAGGCTCTGCCCAAG ATCGCAGGCAAGGTGGCTGCACCTCTGGCCAGGACCAATGAGATCGTCATCCTGAGTGGAGAGGGCAGCCGTGTGACTGGAGAAGTGAACCGTCTATTAGCGGAGCTCCCCGTGTCCGTCAACGCCCTGACTGGGGTGGATCTCACTAAG ATTCCTCTGCTCCAGAAGATGGTCGGCCCCCAGTGCCAAACGGCCATGTGA
- the eral1 gene encoding GTPase Era, mitochondrial isoform X2, whose amino-acid sequence MAFRVCGRVFSQSAVFREAAVSAGRGNASWFLTAGSAACGRGRNGFSVTPACFITSDAFLNRLAKGKAAEADGGLYRLPASVPPDSGEQLSLLMKHPDQPENSKVLKVAIVGAPNAGKSTLSNQLLGRKVFAVSKKVHTTRTRALGVLTEDDTQIILLDTPGLTTPSKVKRHQLEKSLLLDPWNTVKQADLMVVMADVADRWTCNKLDFEVLKCLAQHPDIPAVLVLNKVDLVKSKSKLLEVTAELTCGVVNGRRMRVRTVIKPPWAEKRPDREARPLELSPDEDNTEPEGSAETKSALSKEQLKALRNQQGWPHFKDVFMLSSVDREDVETLKRYLVVAARPGAWQYHSEVLTDQTPQEVCTNIVREKLLEYLPQEVPYTMTQSVELWQERENGELDISVKLYAKKDTHMIHSPWKRRRRYLISYHKLKSPTTPSILMVGDPEL is encoded by the exons ATGGCGTTCCGAGTGTGCGGTCGGGTTTTCAGTCAGTCCGCCGTCTTCAGAGAGGCTGCGGTGTCTGCTGGACGGGGAAATGCGTCATGGTTCCTCACAGCGG GAAGTGCTGCCTGCGGCCGAGGGAGGAATGGATTTAGCGTCACCCCCGCCTGTTTTATTACGTCGGATGCGTTTCTGAATAGACTGGCGAAAGGCAAAGCAGCAGAGGCAGATGGCGGCCTTTATCGCCTCCCGGCCTCGGTTCCACCTGACAGCG GAGAACAACTATCTCTGTTAATGAAACATCCAGATCAGCCTGAGAACTCAAAGGTTTTGAAAGTGGCCATAGTAGGAGCCCCAAATGCAGGGAAGTCCACACTGTCCAACCAGCTGCTTGGCAGAAAG GTGTTTGCTGTGTCCAAGAAAGTACACACCACACGGACACGCGCCCTCGGTGTCCTAACAGAAGACGACACACAGATA ATTTTACTGGACACTCCTGGTCTCACCACTCCATCGAAAGTCAAAAG ACACCAGCTGGAGAAGTCATTGCTTTTGGATCCCTGGAACACAGTCAAGCAAGCTGACCTAA TGGTGGTCATGGCCGACGTGGCGGACAGGTGGACGTGCAACAAGCTGGACTTTGAGGTGCTCAAATGCCTGGCCCAGCACCCCGACATCCCAGCTGTCCTGGTCCTCAATAAG GTGGACCTGGTGAAGAGTAAGAGCAAGTTGCTGGAAGTCACAGCGGAGTTGACGTGCGGAGTGGTGAACGGACGCAGAATGCGGGTCAGGACAGTGATCAAGCCTCCGTGGGCCGAAAAGAGGCCAGACAGAGAGGCAAGACCTCTAGAGTTATCGCCTGACGAGGACAACACGGAGCCCGAGGGCAGCGCTGAGACAAAGTCTGCGCTGAGCAAGGAGCAGCTGAAGGCGCTGAGGAACCAGCAGGGCTGGCCCCACTTCAAGGACGTCTTCATGCTCTCCTCTGTGGACAGGGAGGACGTGGAGACGCTGAAG AGGTACTTGGTGGTTGCGGCCCGGCCCGGAGCCTGGCAGTACCACAGTGAGGTTCTGACTGACCAGACGCCACAGGAGGTCTGTACCAACATCGTCCGAGAGAAGCTGCTGGAGTATCTGCCCCAGGAGGTGCCCTATACTATGACACAG TCTGTTGAACTctggcaagagagagaaaacggggAGCTCGACATATCTGTGAAACTTTACGCCAAGAAAGACACTCACATG ATACACTCTCCctggaagaggcggaggcgttATCTAATCTCCTACCACAAACTCAAATCACCAACAACACCATCAATACTAATGGTTGGG GATCCGGAGCTGTGA
- the eral1 gene encoding GTPase Era, mitochondrial isoform X1 produces the protein MAFRVCGRVFSQSAVFREAAVSAGRGNASWFLTAGSAACGRGRNGFSVTPACFITSDAFLNRLAKGKAAEADGGLYRLPASVPPDSGEQLSLLMKHPDQPENSKVLKVAIVGAPNAGKSTLSNQLLGRKVFAVSKKVHTTRTRALGVLTEDDTQIILLDTPGLTTPSKVKRHQLEKSLLLDPWNTVKQADLMVVMADVADRWTCNKLDFEVLKCLAQHPDIPAVLVLNKVDLVKSKSKLLEVTAELTCGVVNGRRMRVRTVIKPPWAEKRPDREARPLELSPDEDNTEPEGSAETKSALSKEQLKALRNQQGWPHFKDVFMLSSVDREDVETLKRYLVVAARPGAWQYHSEVLTDQTPQEVCTNIVREKLLEYLPQEVPYTMTQSVELWQERENGELDISVKLYAKKDTHMRMVIGTAGQMVAQIAREAGEDLSRVFLREVKLRLSVKLRN, from the exons ATGGCGTTCCGAGTGTGCGGTCGGGTTTTCAGTCAGTCCGCCGTCTTCAGAGAGGCTGCGGTGTCTGCTGGACGGGGAAATGCGTCATGGTTCCTCACAGCGG GAAGTGCTGCCTGCGGCCGAGGGAGGAATGGATTTAGCGTCACCCCCGCCTGTTTTATTACGTCGGATGCGTTTCTGAATAGACTGGCGAAAGGCAAAGCAGCAGAGGCAGATGGCGGCCTTTATCGCCTCCCGGCCTCGGTTCCACCTGACAGCG GAGAACAACTATCTCTGTTAATGAAACATCCAGATCAGCCTGAGAACTCAAAGGTTTTGAAAGTGGCCATAGTAGGAGCCCCAAATGCAGGGAAGTCCACACTGTCCAACCAGCTGCTTGGCAGAAAG GTGTTTGCTGTGTCCAAGAAAGTACACACCACACGGACACGCGCCCTCGGTGTCCTAACAGAAGACGACACACAGATA ATTTTACTGGACACTCCTGGTCTCACCACTCCATCGAAAGTCAAAAG ACACCAGCTGGAGAAGTCATTGCTTTTGGATCCCTGGAACACAGTCAAGCAAGCTGACCTAA TGGTGGTCATGGCCGACGTGGCGGACAGGTGGACGTGCAACAAGCTGGACTTTGAGGTGCTCAAATGCCTGGCCCAGCACCCCGACATCCCAGCTGTCCTGGTCCTCAATAAG GTGGACCTGGTGAAGAGTAAGAGCAAGTTGCTGGAAGTCACAGCGGAGTTGACGTGCGGAGTGGTGAACGGACGCAGAATGCGGGTCAGGACAGTGATCAAGCCTCCGTGGGCCGAAAAGAGGCCAGACAGAGAGGCAAGACCTCTAGAGTTATCGCCTGACGAGGACAACACGGAGCCCGAGGGCAGCGCTGAGACAAAGTCTGCGCTGAGCAAGGAGCAGCTGAAGGCGCTGAGGAACCAGCAGGGCTGGCCCCACTTCAAGGACGTCTTCATGCTCTCCTCTGTGGACAGGGAGGACGTGGAGACGCTGAAG AGGTACTTGGTGGTTGCGGCCCGGCCCGGAGCCTGGCAGTACCACAGTGAGGTTCTGACTGACCAGACGCCACAGGAGGTCTGTACCAACATCGTCCGAGAGAAGCTGCTGGAGTATCTGCCCCAGGAGGTGCCCTATACTATGACACAG TCTGTTGAACTctggcaagagagagaaaacggggAGCTCGACATATCTGTGAAACTTTACGCCAAGAAAGACACTCACATG AGAATGGTGATTGGCACAGCCGGCCAAATGGTAGCGCAGATTGCCCGCGAGGCCGGGGAGGACCTGAGCCGAGTCTTCCTGAGGGAAGTGAAGCTGAGGCTCTCAGTCAAGCTGAGGAACTGA
- the LOC139912863 gene encoding flotillin-2a isoform X2, translating to MGNCHTVGPNEALVVSGGCCGSDEKTYMVGGWAWAWWLISDIQRMSLEVMTILCRCENIETSEGVPLDVTGVAQVKVMTDNELLGYACEQFLGKSVMEIKSVILQTLEGHLRSILGTLTVEQIYQDRDKFASLVREVAAPDVGRMGIEILSFTIKDVYDKVEYLSSLGKTQTAAVQRDADIGVAEAERDAGIREAECKKEMMDIKFQADTKMADSKRELEMQKASFNQEVNTRKAEAQLAYELQAAKEQQKIRLEEIEIEVVQRRKQITIEEKEIARTEKELIATVKRPAEAEAYKMQQLAEGQKIKKVLTAQAEAEKIRCIGEAEAGSIEAVGKAEAEKMRLKAEAYQQYGEAAQTALVLEALPKIAGKVAAPLARTNEIVILSGEGSRVTGEVNRLLAELPVSVNALTGVDLTKIPLLQKMVGPQCQTAM from the exons AATGTCTCTGGAGGTTATGACCATCCTCTGTCGCTGTGAGAATATCGAAACCTCGGAGGGTGTTCCCTTGGATGTGACAGGGGTGGCTCAG GTGAAGGTGATGACAGACAATGAGCTGCTGGGTTACGCCTGCGAACAGTTCCTAGGGAAGTCTGTCATGGAGATAAAGAGTGTCATCCTGCAGACCCTCGAGGGTCACCTTCGCTCCATCCTCG GCACGCTGACGGTGGAGCAGATCTACCAAGACAGAGACAAGTTTGCCAGCCTGGTGCGGGAGGTGGCAGCGCCTGATGTCGGCCGCATGGGCATCGAGATCCTCAGCTTCACCATCAAG GACGTGTACGATAAAGTGGAGTACCTGAGCTCACTGGGTAAAACTCAGACAGCTGCAGTACAGAGGGATGCAGACATCGGAgtggcagaggcagagagagatgcagggaTCAGG GAAGCAGAGTGTAAGAAAGAGATGATGGATATCAAGTTCCAAGCCGACACAAAGATGGCCGACTCCAAACGAGAGCTAGAGATGCAGAAAGCTTCTTTCAACCAGGAAGTCAATACAAGG AAAGCAGAGGCTCAGCTGGCGTACGAGCTGCAGGCGGCCAAGGAGCAGCAGAAGATCCGTCTGGAGGAGATTGAGATTGAGGTGGtgcagaggaggaagcagatCACCATTGAGGAGAAGGAGATCGCCCGCACGGAGAAAGAGCTCATCGCCACCGTCAAGAGGCCCGCCGAGGCCGAGGCCTACAAGATGCAGCAGCTGGCTGAGGGACAGAA GATTAAGAAAGTGTTGACGGCACAGGCAGAGGCCGAGAAGATCCGCTGCATTGGTGAGGCAGAGGCCGGTTCCATCGAAGCGGTGGGGAAGGCAGAGGCTGAGAAGATGAGGCTGAAAGCCGAAGCCTACCAGCAGTATGGGGAGGCAGCCCAGACGGCCCTGGTCCTCGAGGCTCTGCCCAAG ATCGCAGGCAAGGTGGCTGCACCTCTGGCCAGGACCAATGAGATCGTCATCCTGAGTGGAGAGGGCAGCCGTGTGACTGGAGAAGTGAACCGTCTATTAGCGGAGCTCCCCGTGTCCGTCAACGCCCTGACTGGGGTGGATCTCACTAAG ATTCCTCTGCTCCAGAAGATGGTCGGCCCCCAGTGCCAAACGGCCATGTGA